GGGCCCTTGCTGAAGCCATTCGGCGAGCGATGGGGCTTTCAGCATGGCGCCCCCAGGAAGAAGTGCGCATACGGAACGGTCCACACGCAATCGTGGCCGATGCGGTGGCCGTGGTACCCGTCGTCGCCATACGCCGTGCCGTGGTCGGAGCAGACGATCACAAAGGTGGGCCCGCGCGACGCGCACGCATCGAACAGGGGCCCCAGTGCCCCGTCCACGTAGCGCAACGCGGCGGCATGGGTTTCGATGGAGTCCTCGGTATGACCGGGAAGGTAGGCGCGATTCGGTGTGTGGATCGAGGACACGTTGATGAAGAGAAACACGCGCTGCGCATCGGCATGCAGCCGCTGCATGGCCAGGTCCACCTGGCGTTCCGTGGAGCGGCGATGTCCCACGCCCAACGTGGGATGCCAATGACTTTCCGCAAACATTCCGGGAAACACCTGGCCCAGCGCGTTCTGCTTGTTGAAGAAACCCACGCCGCCGATGCAGACGGTGCGGTATCCGCGTGCGCCCAGGCCCTTGGGAATGTTCTCTTCATCGAAGACGAAGGTGGTGCGCGCCGTGGTCTCGCTGCCGCGAAAAGCGGTGGCGAAGAGCCGGGGATGCGCGCCCGGCCTGGCCGGTGTCGGCAGGTAGCCGGCGAAGAACGCGTGGTGGGCCGCATAGGTGAAGTTGCCCGGCGTGTGGCGTTTCTCCCAGCCTTGCGCGGGCAGGTGCCGCGAGAGCACCGGCAGCTCGCCGCGCTCGAACGCCGTTTGCGCCACGTCATAGCGCAAGGTGTCGAGCGTGATCAGCACGATGTCATGGGTGCCGACCACCCGGTTCATGTCGACGGGCTCGTTCATCGCATCGCGCCGTCGCCGAAGGCGGTGGCGTAGGTGTCCTTGCCCTGCCACAGCCAACCCGGCAGCAGATCGCCGAAGGCGTTGGCCTCCAGCACATGGGCTTTTCCCTGGCGCACCACGAGGTCGAAGCCGACGACGTTGCTGCGCGGGAAAACGCCTGCGGCAAGTTCGGCCGTCGAGGCGAGCGCCGCCTGGTCTTCGGACGCGAGCACACGGTCGGGATCGACGCGTTCGCTGTCCAGATGAAGGTTGGTCATCGGTCGTTGTCCGAGGCGCGCGATGCGGTGCGCGACGCGGCCGCCGAAAGTCACCGCGCGCAGGTCGAAATGGCCCGCGCCATGGCGCGGCTTGGGTATCCATGCCTCCGCGTACGCGCCCTGGGCGCTCACCAGGTCGACCACGCGGCGCACCTCGTCGTGCCGCGTGTAGCAGGACACGCGCTTGACGTTGAACAGTCGCCCGCCCTCGTGAAGCTGCGCGGTCGTGGCCGCCTGTTGCTGCCCGCGGCGATTGCGCCGGAATGCGATCACGCCGGACGCGGACGAGCCATAGCGGGCCTTGAGGAAAACGCGGTCAAGGCCGCTGCGATCGAGCAGTGCCACAAGATGCTCGTAGTCACGCACGAGCCCCAGCAGTGGCGCGGTGGGCACGGCGCTGGACTGCAGTTGCTGCTGGCAATCCAGCTTGTCGGTCATCGCCAGGATCTCCGCGGGCGCGTTGACGACCCGTGCATGGGGCATCGCAGCGAGCGTGCGCTCGAGGCGTTTCATTGCGATGCGGAAGCCCTCGAACCATGCGTCCGCTTGCGCCAGCTCGCCGCGTTCGATCGGCGCGCAGGGCGCACGGCCCAGGTACTCGCACCCCATGTGCACGAGCGCCATGTGCACCCGGGCGTCGTCACCGGGCGGTTCTATCTTGAAGCGGCAGGGCTGCTGGAGCCGGTCTTCGAGCGCATGCGCGTCGGCGAGCCACTCGCGCCATTCGACGAGCCGCACGGATGCCCTCGTCTCCCGGGCGGCGGCCAGCAGGCCTTTCGTGCGCTTGCTCGTCGCAACGCCCAGCACCACCCAAGGGAGCATCGCCGGACGCCTACTCGCCCACCGCCACGTACCGATTCCCTTCGTCGGGCTCCTGCGGATCGTCGAGCACCACGCCGGGGATGGCCGCGTGCAGTTGCGCCTGAACCGGCGCGCTGATGTAGTGGTGCGACAGGTCGAGGCGCTTCAGCTTCGTGACGTGAGGGCTTGCAAGCAGGGCCTTGGCGCCTTCGTCGCCGAGCGTGCCGAGCGACAGGTCGAGGGTGTCGAGCTCCGCAACCCAGCCTTCGGTCGCCAGCCATGCGGCCACCTGGTCGGCGATCTCCGAATCGCGAAGGCCGAGGTGGCGCAGCTTGGGCGAGCGAAGTTTCTGCAACACGCCGCGGAACAGGTCGACGTCGCCGTCGAAGCCGTATTCGTCGGTGCCCAGCCACAGTTCGAGGTGCTCGAGCGACGGCAGCGTGGATTGCGCCAGGCCCTCGCTGATCTCGCGCGGCAGGCCGCCGGATTCGATGACGAGCTCGCGCAGCGCGGCGTGGCTGAACGCAGGCAACTGCAGCGAGGTCGCGCCGCGGATGCGCAGCACCTCGAGTTGAGGAAAGGCCTGCAGCAGGGCTTGATAGTTGCCCTGGATGATCCAGGAAATCTCGCAGTCCTCGAAGGTCATGTCGCCGACGAACAGCGCCTTGAGATTCTTCAGTTCAGACGCGTGTTCGATCAGGACTTCGAACGCGTCGCCGGGGCCGGTGTCGTGGGGCTCGGACCACGGCCCGAGGATCAGGGCGTCGAGCGCGGACTTGTCGATCTTGGAGAGGTACTCCTCGAGCAATGCGCCCATCGACTTGTCGTCGTCGTAGTCGAGGCACAGGCGGTGAACGATGCCGGGACCGCCGGCCACCTCGCCACCTTGATAGTCCTGAACACTTTTGCCGAAAAATGTCTCGGTACGGTCCGAGATGGTCATGTTGTTCCCTCCGCCACGGTGTGTCTGTGAAGCGGGGGAGAATAACTGACGGGCATGGCTTGCCCGTGACGATTCGGTCCCTGTTTCCGGCTCTCGCTTCGACGCCCGGCACGGGCAAAGGCCGCAGCCCCTGACGGTGGACGGCGACAGTGCCAAGATGCAGCCCCATGAATCCATCCGCCGCACCCGACCCCGACACCCTGGTGCTCACAGGCCTCGCGCCCATCGTCTCGCCCGCCACCGTCGTGCTGATCCTCGGCAGCTTTCCGGGCGTGCGGTCGCTCGAACAGCAGCAGTACTATGCGCATCCCCAAAACCAGTTCTGGAAGATCTTGCAAGCCGTCTGGCCCGACCACCCGCTGCCGACCGGCGCAGACAGCTACGCGAAGAAGAAGGCGTGGCTGCTCGAGCGCGGCCTGGGCGTGTGGGACGTGTATGCGGCGTGCGAACGCGAAGGCAGCCTCGATTCGGCGATTCGCGCACCCGTCGTGAACGACATCGCCGGCCTCGAGCTGCCGAAGCTCGCCGCCATCGCGCACAACGGCGGCGAGAGCTTCAAGCATGCGCGCCACACGCGCACCCTCGGCGTGCCGGTTTACCAACTGCCTTCCACCAGCCCCGCCAATGCGTCGTGGAGCTTCGAGCGCAAGCTCGCGGCCTGGCGCGAGGTCTTCGACGCCCACAAACTCATCTGATGGCCACGCGCACCACCCCCGTTCTTCCCGAAGTCAATTTCTCCGACTGGGGCGACATCCGCTATCTGCACCTGGGCACCGAATGGGTCCAGGGCTCGATGAAGCTCGATGCACCGTTCGAGATCGAGCTCGAATACGTGCAGCGCATGATGGCCTGGCTGCTGTTCATCGACGGCAAGACCGTCGCCAGTCGCCATGCGATGCAGCTGGGCCTTGGCGCGGCCACGCTCACCAAGTTCTGCCGCAAGACGCTGCGCATGCGCACCACGGCGGTCGAGCTCAACCCGCAGGTGGTGTCGGCCTGCCGCGGCTGGTTCAAGCTGCCGGCGGACGACCCGAAGCTGCGCGTGGTGATCGCCGATGCGGCGGTGGAGATCCGCAAGCCCGAGTGGCAGGGCACGGTCGATGCGTTGCAGGTCGACCTGTACGACCATGAAGCAGCGGCGCCGGTGCTCGACAGCGAAGACTTCTACGCCGACTGCCGCGCGCTGCTCACCGAAGACGGCTGCATGACGGTCAACCTCTTCGGCCGCTCGTCGAGCTACGAGCGCAGCCTGGAGAAGATCGCCGCCGCGTTCGGCGCCGATACCGTCTGGGCCTTCAAGCCGACGCGCGAAGGCAACACGGTGGTGCTGGCGCAGCGCACGCCGAGCCGCCCGAAGCGCGAGGTGCTTGCCGAGCGCGCGCAAACGATCCAGACTCGCTGGAGTCTGCCCGCGCCGAAGTGGCTGCGGGTGTTCAAGCCCCTGAATACTTCCATCACCCGACCTGCCGGCTCATGAGCGCTGTTCCCGCCGTTTCCGCCCCCGCACCCCTGGCCGCCCGCCACGAAGGCCCGCTCGACCTGCGCCGCCTGATCGAATGGCTGGCCACCGACGGCGTGATTTCCCCCGTCGAAGCCAAGCGCACCATCGCACGCTGCGCCCAGGCCGAGAGCCGCCAGGCACCGCTGGTTCGCCTGGCCAATGTGGCGATGACGCGCGAGAGCGACAACAAGCCGCTCGACCTCGAGGCGCTCACGCAATGGCTCGCTGGCCGTGCGGGCCTTTCCTACCTGCGCATCGATCCGCTCAAGGTCGACGTGGGCAAGGTCGCCGACACCATGAGCGCGGCCTACGCCGAGCGTCACAAGGTGCTGCCTGTGCAGGTGCTGCCCAACGAGGTGGTGGTGGCCACGGCTGAGCCGTTTCTCACCGACTGGATCTCCGAGGTCGAGCGTCAGTCCAAGCGCACCGTGCGGCGCGTGGTGGCCAATCCGGCCGACATCCAGCGCTACACGGCCGAGTTCTTCGCGCTCGCGAAATCGGTGCGCGCCGCGCAGAAGGCCGGCGGCAACACCGGCGGCGCGAGCTTCGAGCAGCTGGTGGAGCTGGGCAAGAGCAACAAGCAGCTCGACGCCAACGACCAGAGCGTGGTGCAGGTGGTCGACTGGCTCTGGCAGTACGCCTTCGACCAGCGCGCGAGCGACATCCACCTGGAGCCGCGCCGCGAGCAGGGCGTGATCCGCTTTCGCATCGACGGCATCCTGCATCCTGCCTACCAGATGCCGATGGGCGTGATGAACGCGATGGTCGCGCGCATCAAGCTGCTGGGCCGCATGGACGTGGTCGAGAAGCGCAGGCCGCTCGACGGCCGCATCAAGACCCGCAACATGCGCGGCGACGAAGTCGAAATGCGCCTCTCGACCTTGCCGACTGCCTTCGGCGAGAAGATGGTGATGCGGATCTTCGATCCCGACACCGCGGTGAAAGACCTCGACGCGCTGGGCTTTGCCCAACACGATGCGCAGCGTTGGGAACAGCTGGTGACGCGGCCCAACGGCATCATCCTGGTGACCGGCCCGACGGGCTCGGGCAAGACCACCACGCTGTACTCCACGCTCAAGCGCGTGGCGACCGAAGAGGTCAATGTGAGCACGGTGGAAGACCCGATCGAAATGATCGAGCCCTCGTTCAACCAGACGCAGGTGCAGCCGCAGCTGGACTTCGGTTTCACCGAGGGCCTGCGCGCGCTGATGCGGCAGGACCCGGACATCATCATGGTCGGCGAAATCCGCGACCTCGCCACCGCCGAGATGGCGGTGCAGGCCGCGCTCACCGGCCACCTGGTGTTCAGCACGCTGCACACCAACGACGCGCCGAGCGCCATCACGCGGATGATGGAGCTGGGCGTGCCCTCGTACCTCATCACCGCCGTGATGCTCGGCGTGCTCGCGCAGCGCCTGGTGCGCACGCTGTGCCCGCATTGCAAGCAGCCCGACGACACGGTCACGCGCGAAAGCCTCGAGGCCATCGTCAAGCCCTGGCAGATCACCGGCTCGGTGCGTGCCTACAAGCCGGTGGGTTGCGTCGACTGCCGCATGACCGGCTACATGGGCCGCATGGGCCTCTACGAACTGCTGAGCGTGACCGAGGCCTTCAAGGACAAGGTCACCAAGGAGCCCAACCTCACGGGCCTTCGGCGCCAGGCCGTGATCGACGGCATGCGGCCTTTGCGGCTGGCCGGAGCGTTGCGCGTGGCCGAGGGCGTGACCACCATCGAAGAGGTGCTGAGCGCCACGCCACCCCTGGAGTGAAGTGTTGCCATTTGGGTTAACCCTAACCGTTCGGTTAGTGAAATCCACATCCGCCTGACCGCAAGCTGACTGGACAATCCCGCATCGAAACTTGTTCGAGGAGACTGTTCGTGAAAATCAAAAGTCAGAAAGACTTTTTCTCGGGACTGATGTTCACCATCGTGGGTGTGGGGTTCGCCTGGGGCGCCACCACCTACAGCGTGGGCAGCGGCGCCCGCATGGGTCCCGGTTACTTCCCGTTGATGCTTGGCATCCTGATGTCCCTGATCGGCCTCGGGATCATGTTCAGCGGCCTTACCGTTGAAACGACCGACGGCGAAAAGATCGGCAAATGGGCCTGGAAGCAGGTGGTGTTCATCCTGGGCGCCAACCTCGCGTTCGGCATCCTGCTCGGCGGCCTGCCGAGCCTGGGTGTGCCGGCCATGGGCATGATCATCGCGATCTACGCGCTCGTGATCATCTCCAGCCTCGCGGGGCAGGAATTCAAGCTGCCCACCGTGCTGATCCTGGCCACCGTCCTGGCCGTCGGCAGCTATGTCGCATTCATCTGGGCACTCAAGCTGCAGATCCAGGTCTGGCCGACCTTCATCACGGGCTGAGAAAAAAATGGACCTGATCAATAACCTTTCCCTGGGTTTTGGCGTTGCCTTTACCTTCACGAACCTGCTGTACTGCCTGGTCGGCTGCATCCTGGGCACGCTGATCGGCGTGCTCCCGGGCATCGGCCCGGTCGCGACCATCGCGATGCTGCTGCCCGCCACGTATGCACTGCCGCCCGTGTCGGCGCTGATCATGCTGGCCGGTATCTATTACGGCGCGCAATACGGCGGTTCGACCACCGCGATTCTTGTGAACCTGCCGGGCGAATCGTCCTCGGTGGTGACCGTGATCGACGGCTACCAGATGGCGCGCAAGGGCCGTGCGGGTCCGGCGCTCGCGGCTGCGGGCCTCGGCTCGTTCTTCGCGGGTTGCGTCGGCACGCTGATCCTGGCTGCCTTCGCGCCGCCGCTGACCGAACTGGCCTTCAAGTTCGGCCCGGCCGAGTACTTCTCGCTGATGATCCTGGGCCTGATCGGCGCCGTGGTGCTGGCTTCGGGCTCGCTGCTCAAGGCCATCGCGATGATCGTGCTGGGCCTCTTGCTGGGCCTGGTCGGTACCGACGTGAACTCGGGTGTCGCACGCTACAGCTTCGACATCCCCGAACTCACCGACGGCATCGGCTTCGTGGCCATCGCCATGGGCGTGTTCGGCTACGGCGAAATCATTGCCAACCTCTCGCGTCCGGACGACGAACGCGAAGTGTTCACCGCCAAGGTCTCGGGCCTGTTCCCGACCAAGGAAGACTTCAAGCGCATGATCCCCGCCGTGCTGCGTGGTACCGCGCTCGGTTCTGCACTGGGCATCCTGCCCGGCGGCGGTGCGCTGCTGGCGGCTTTCGCGGCCTACACGATCGAGAAGAAGACCAAGCTGCAGCCGGGCGAAGTGCCCTTCGGCAAGGGCAACATCCGCGGCGTGGCAGCTCCCGAGTCGGCCAACAACGCCGGTGCGCAAACCTCCTTCATCCCGCTGCTGACGCTGGGCATTCCGCCCAACGCGGTGATGGCGCTGATGGTGGGCGCGATGACCATCCACAACATCCAGCCGGGCCCGCAGGTGATGACCAGCAACCCCGAGCTGTTCTGGGGCCTGATCGCCTCGATGTGGCTGGGCAACGCGATGCTGATCATCCTGAACCTGCCGCTGATCGGCATGTGGATCAAGCTGCTGTCGGTGCCGTACAAGTTCCTGTTCCCCGCCATCGTGCTGTTCTGTGCGATCGGCGTGTACTCGACCAACAACAACACCTTCGACATCTGGATGGTGGGCATCTTCGGTCTGGTGGGCTACACCTTCTTCAAGCTGGGTTGCGAGCCTGCACCGTTGCTGCTGGGCTTCATCCTCGGGCCGATGATGGAAGAAAACCTGCGCCGCTCGCTGCTGCTGTCGCGTGGCGACTGGAGCGTGTTCGTCACGCGTCCGATCTCCGCAAGCCTGCTGGCTGCCGCAGCGCTGCTGCTGGTGATCGTGCTGCTGCCTGCGGTGAAATCCAAGCGCGAGGAAGCCTTCGTCGAAGACTGACGACTGCTTCTCGCTCTGTACTAACGGCGCCTTCGGGCGCCGTTTTTATTTGCCGGTGCGCGGCGGTTTCATGTGCTGCCGCGCCATCGCCAGGAAGGCCAGGGCCGCCGGGCTGAGCGGATGCTTGGCCAGCCGCACGGCGACCACCGGGTATTCGAGCGTGGGCCGCGTCACCGCCACCGCGCGCAGGTTGCCGGGCATCAGCACCTCCACATAGCGCGGCAGCAGCGCCACGCCCGCGCCCGCCTGGATGAGACCGAAGGCCGTCGACAGCATCGACACGTGATGCACCACCTGCGGGTACACGTTCGCCACGCTCGACAGCTGGCGGCTCACCGCGCGCCAGATGTTGGCGTCGGGGTTGACGTGGATGAAGGGCAGCCCGTCCAGGTGCTTCGCATCGACCACCACGCGCTGCGCGAGCGGATGGTCGTCGCGCACGAAGAGGGCCATGCGCTCGGTGAACAGGGGCTCGGTCGCGAGTTCGGAGTGCTTCTGCCCGATGTCCGAGCCGAAGCCGAGATCAGCCTCCTGCGAAAGGATGCGCGAGATCATCTGCTCGGCCGTGCTGTCGAGCAGCGTGGTCGCGAGCGTCGGGTGCTTCTGCGAGAAGCGCCCGAGCATCGGCGGCAGCAGGGCGCCTGCCGTGAGATGGCCCACGGCCAGCACCACGCGCCCTTCGCGCAACTGCGACTGCGAGCGGCAGGCGCCGACCGATTCATCGATCAGCCGCAGCGCCCGCACGGCCGTCTCGACCATCACCTGGCCCGCGCTCGTGAGCTGGATGCGGCGGCCGCGCACGATGAGCGGCTGCCCGAGCTGCTCCTCCATGCGCTTGACCAGATGGCTGATGGCCGGCTGCGTCAGCTGCAAGCTCTCGGCCGCGAGCGTGAAGCTGCCCGATTCGGCCACCGCCGCCAGCGCCCGCAGCTGCTGCAGCGAGACCTCTTCCGTGGCGTTCTTTGTCATAAGCAGCGCTCATAGTTGAATAAGCGGAATTATCTGGCTTGATGCGTGGCGGCTGCATAGCATGGGAGGTTTCCCCTCCGGGCCAGAATCCAAGCACCATGAAAAGAATCCAGTTCCTTCAAGGGGCCGCCGTTGCGCTGCTGTGCATGGCCGCCTCGTCTGCCAGCCTGGCGCAGGGCTACCCGAACAAGCCGATCCGGCTCATCGTGCCCTTTCCCGCGGGCGGCGCCACCGACCTCTTCGCCCGCACGCTCGGGCAGAAGATGGGCGAGAAGCTCGGCACCCAGCTGATCATCGACAACAAGCCCGGCGCCGGCGGTGCGATCGGCTCCGACCAGGCGGCGAAGGCCCCGCCCGACGGCTACACGCTGCTGCTGGCCACCACCAGCACGCATTCGATCGGCCCGGCCGTGATGCCGAAGCTGCCCTACGACACGGTGCGCGACTTCACGCCCATCGGCCATGTGGGCGATGCGCCCAGCATCATGCTGGTGCCGGTCACCTCGCCTGCCAAGACGGTGCGCGAGTGGATCGACTACGCCAAGAAGAACCCCGGCAAGCTCAACTATGCATCGAGCGGCAACGGCACCATCGTGCAGCTCACGGCGGAACTCTTCAAGGCGCAGGCCGGTGTGTTCGTGACGCACATTCCCTACAAGGGCACGGCGCTGGCCATTCCCGACCTGATCAGCGGCAAGATCGACGTGCTGTTCGATTCGCTCCCCACCGGCATGCCCCATGTGCGCGATGGCCGGTTGCGTGCCCTGGGCGTCACCACGCTCAAGCGCTCGCCGCTTGCGCCCGAGCTGCCGCCGATTGCCGACACGCTGCCGGGCTACGAGTCGAACACCTGGTTCGGCTTCTACGGTCCGAAGAACCTGCCGGCCGACATCGTGGCGCGCGTCAACAAGGCGGCCAATGAAGCGCTTGCCGATTCAGAAGTGAAGGACAAGCTCGCGCGGCTGGGCATCGAGCCTGCCGTGGCCGGCACGCCCGAGCAGTTCGCGAAGATGGTGGCCATCGACGCCGCCAAATGGAAAAAGATCGTCGTGGACCGCAAGATCACCAACGAATAACGAGATCGCCGACATGAACTTCGACTTCAACAACCCCTATCTCTCGACCCGCATCCCGATCTTCGCGCGCAACGTGGTGTCGACCTCGCACCCGCTCGCCTCGCAGGCGGGCCTGCGCATCCTGCAGCAGGGCGGCAATGCCGTCGATGCGGCCATCGCCACCGCGGCCGTGATGACGTTGGTCGAGCCGGTGAGCAATGGCCTCGGCAGCGATGCCTTCTGCATCCTGTGGGACGGCAAGGAGTTGCACGGCCTGAACGCCTCGGGCCCCGCACCCAAGGCATGGACGCCCGAATACTTCAAGGCCAAGTACGGCGCCGACGCCGCCACGCCACCGATGCGCGGCATCGACTCGGTCACCGTGCCGGGCGCGGTGCGCGGCTGGGTCGCGATGAGCGAACGCTTCGGCAAGCTGCCCTTCGCCGACCTGCTGGCGCCGGCCATCGACATCGCCGAGCGCGGCTACCTCGTGCCGCCGGTGGTGCAGGGCAAGTGGGCCGCGGCCACGCCGCTGCTGGGTTCGCAACCCGGCTTTGCGCAGACCTTCCTGCCCTGGGGCCGCGCGCCCGAAGTGGGCGAGCTGTTCCGCTTCACGGCCGCGGCGCGCGCGCTCAAGGCCATCGCCCGCACCAAGGGCGAGGCCTACTACACCGGCGAGATCGCCGAGGCGCTCGCGAAGTTCTCGAAGGAGCAGGGCGGTTCGCTCACCGTGGCCGACCTCGCGGCCTACCAGCCCGAATGGGTCAAGCCCATCTCGCGCGACTACCGCGGCCACACGCTGCACGAGATTCCGCCGAACGGGCAGGGCATTGCCGCGCTGATCGCGCTCGGCATCCTCGAGAAGTTCGACATCGCGTCGCTGCCGGTCGACTCGGTGCAATCGCAGCATCTGCAGATCGAAGCGATGAAGCTGGCCTTTGCCGATGTGTACCGCTACGTGTCGGAACGCAAGACGATGGAAGTCACCACCGAGCAGATGCTCGACGACGCCTACCTCGCCTCTCGCGCCCGCCTCATCGACGTGAAGAAGGCACAGGACTTCAAGGCCGGCAACCCCGTCAAGGGCGGCACCATCTACCTCACCGCGGCGGACGAGAGCGGCATGATGGTGAGCTTCATCCAGAGCAACTACATGGGCTTCGGCTCGGGCTGCGTGGAGCCCGAATTCGGCATCAGCCTCCAGAACCGCGGCCACGGCTTCAGCCTGAAGGCCGAGAGCCCCAACGTGGTGGCGCCGGGCAAGCGGCCGTTCCACACGATCATCCCGGCCTTCCTCACCAAGGACGGCCAGCCGGTCATGAGCTTCGGCGTGATGGGCGGCAACATGCAGCCCCAGGGCCACATGCAGACGCTGGTGCGCATGCTCGACTACAAGCAGAACCCGCAGGCCGCCTGCGATGCGCCGCGCTGGCGCTTCAACGCGGGCCTGGAAATCAACGTCGAGGCCGCGATGAACCCCGACACCGTGCAGGGCCTGCGCGACCTGGGCCACCACCTGGATGTGATCAACGACTCCTACCAGGACTTCGGCGCCGGCCAGTTCATCTGGCGCGCGGGCGATCCGTCGGTCGAAGGCTACGTGGCCGCGAGCGACCCGCGCCGCGACGGCGTGGCGGCAGGGTTTTAACGAGCGCGCGATGATCGGGGGATGACCAAGACCGCCGCACAGACCGGCATCCTCCATTCCTCCCCAGACGGCGCAAGGAGCATTGCGCCCGGCCTCATCCTCGCCTCGCTGGGCGCCATCGCGTTCAGCGGCAAGGCGATCATCGTCAAGCTGGCCTACCGCTACGGCGTCGATGCCATCACGCTCATCATGCTGCGCATGCTCTTTGCGCTGCCGCTGTTTGCGGTGATGGCGTGGTGGGCGGGGCGCGGCAAGCCGGCGCTCACCTTTCGCGACTGGCTCGGCGTCGTCGGCCTGGGCTTCTCGGGCTACTACCTCGCGAGCTTTCTCGACTTCGCGGGGCTCGCGTACATCTCGGCGAGCTTCGAGCGGCTGATCCTTTATCTCAACCCGACACTGGTGCTGCTGTTCGGCTGGCTCCTGTACCGGCGGCGCGCCACGCGCCCGCAGGTGCTGGGCATGGTCGTGAGCTATGCCGGCGTGCTGCTGGTGTTCGGCCACGAGCTCTGGACCGGCGGCGGCGGCAAGGGCGGCGGCGCCGCGGCCTGGGGCGCGTTCCTCGTGTTCCTGAGCGCGGTGAGCTATGCGGGTTACCTCGTCTACAGCGGCGAGTTCGTCAAGCGGCTCGGCTCGCTCAGGCTTGTGGGCCTGGCCACCACGGTGGCGTGCGTGCTGTGCATCCTGCAGTTCGTGCTGACGCGGCCGATCAGCGTGGCGATGCAGCTCGCGCCCGAGGTCATCTGGCTCTCGGTGCTCAACGCCACGGTGTGCACGGCGGTGCCTGTCCTGATGGTCATGATGGCCATCGAGCGCATCGGCCCCGCGGTGGCGGCGCAAACCGGCATGATCGGACCCCTGTCGACCATCCTCATGGGGGTGGTCATACTCGATGAGCCGTTCACCGCGTGGATCGCGGCCGGCACGGTGCTCGTCATTGCGGGCATCTTCGTTTTCACACGCAAGGGGCGCGAAGCCCCTGCACGTTAGGAGCAACAAACATGGATTTGGGCATTGCAGGGAAGACCGCGCTGGTGTGCGGCGCGAG
This region of Variovorax sp. RKNM96 genomic DNA includes:
- a CDS encoding LysR family transcriptional regulator, with amino-acid sequence MTKNATEEVSLQQLRALAAVAESGSFTLAAESLQLTQPAISHLVKRMEEQLGQPLIVRGRRIQLTSAGQVMVETAVRALRLIDESVGACRSQSQLREGRVVLAVGHLTAGALLPPMLGRFSQKHPTLATTLLDSTAEQMISRILSQEADLGFGSDIGQKHSELATEPLFTERMALFVRDDHPLAQRVVVDAKHLDGLPFIHVNPDANIWRAVSRQLSSVANVYPQVVHHVSMLSTAFGLIQAGAGVALLPRYVEVLMPGNLRAVAVTRPTLEYPVVAVRLAKHPLSPAALAFLAMARQHMKPPRTGK
- a CDS encoding tripartite tricarboxylate transporter substrate binding protein: MKRIQFLQGAAVALLCMAASSASLAQGYPNKPIRLIVPFPAGGATDLFARTLGQKMGEKLGTQLIIDNKPGAGGAIGSDQAAKAPPDGYTLLLATTSTHSIGPAVMPKLPYDTVRDFTPIGHVGDAPSIMLVPVTSPAKTVREWIDYAKKNPGKLNYASSGNGTIVQLTAELFKAQAGVFVTHIPYKGTALAIPDLISGKIDVLFDSLPTGMPHVRDGRLRALGVTTLKRSPLAPELPPIADTLPGYESNTWFGFYGPKNLPADIVARVNKAANEALADSEVKDKLARLGIEPAVAGTPEQFAKMVAIDAAKWKKIVVDRKITNE
- a CDS encoding gamma-glutamyltransferase family protein, with amino-acid sequence MNFDFNNPYLSTRIPIFARNVVSTSHPLASQAGLRILQQGGNAVDAAIATAAVMTLVEPVSNGLGSDAFCILWDGKELHGLNASGPAPKAWTPEYFKAKYGADAATPPMRGIDSVTVPGAVRGWVAMSERFGKLPFADLLAPAIDIAERGYLVPPVVQGKWAAATPLLGSQPGFAQTFLPWGRAPEVGELFRFTAAARALKAIARTKGEAYYTGEIAEALAKFSKEQGGSLTVADLAAYQPEWVKPISRDYRGHTLHEIPPNGQGIAALIALGILEKFDIASLPVDSVQSQHLQIEAMKLAFADVYRYVSERKTMEVTTEQMLDDAYLASRARLIDVKKAQDFKAGNPVKGGTIYLTAADESGMMVSFIQSNYMGFGSGCVEPEFGISLQNRGHGFSLKAESPNVVAPGKRPFHTIIPAFLTKDGQPVMSFGVMGGNMQPQGHMQTLVRMLDYKQNPQAACDAPRWRFNAGLEINVEAAMNPDTVQGLRDLGHHLDVINDSYQDFGAGQFIWRAGDPSVEGYVAASDPRRDGVAAGF
- a CDS encoding DMT family transporter, whose product is MTKTAAQTGILHSSPDGARSIAPGLILASLGAIAFSGKAIIVKLAYRYGVDAITLIMLRMLFALPLFAVMAWWAGRGKPALTFRDWLGVVGLGFSGYYLASFLDFAGLAYISASFERLILYLNPTLVLLFGWLLYRRRATRPQVLGMVVSYAGVLLVFGHELWTGGGGKGGGAAAWGAFLVFLSAVSYAGYLVYSGEFVKRLGSLRLVGLATTVACVLCILQFVLTRPISVAMQLAPEVIWLSVLNATVCTAVPVLMVMMAIERIGPAVAAQTGMIGPLSTILMGVVILDEPFTAWIAAGTVLVIAGIFVFTRKGREAPAR